CGGCTTCGCTGCGCACTGGAAACCATTTGAATGATCTGTGATAACAAGGTATCGCCGCCCACTTTCTGTGCTTCCATCAGGAACGAGCCCGTCTGATTCACAGTACCACCAATCACTTCGTCACCCTGCATTTTGGCAACCGGTACGGGTTCTCCGGTAATCATCGACTCATCGATCAGACTCTTCCCTTCCTGAACGATTCCATCGACGGGAATCTTTTCTCCCGGACGCACGCGCAGCAGATTGCCCGCCTGCACTTCTTCCAGTGGAATCTCCCGCTCTTCACCATGTTCGACCAGATGCGCTGTGGGAGGTGCCAGTGCCAGCAGTTCCTGGATCGCACTGTTGGTTCGTTTCCGCGCCCGTAACTCCAGCATCTGCCCTAATAAGACGAGCACGGTAATCACCACCGTCGCCTCAAAATAGAGTTCGACTGTCCCCTCGTGACGGAATGATTCCGGAAAGATGCCGGGAAAGATGAGTGCGATGATACTGTAGATATAGGCGGTTCCGGTGCCGATACCAATCAGTGTGAACATATTGAGGTTCATACTGAGAATCGAACGATACGCGCGTTCGTACAAAGGCCATCCCGCCCATAACACAACGGGAGTACTGAGCAGGAATTGAATCCAGCCTGAAACGGTAATGGGAATCCATTGATGAATCGGGAGTCCCGTCATCGGCAGCATCGCCAGCAGAAAGACCGGTAAGCCCAAAGCCAGCCCTCCCCAGAAGCGGCGGGCCATCTGTTCGTATTCGGCGACCTCCTCAGGCGACTCCTCTTTTTGAGGCATGATCGGTTCGAGATCCATGCCACAAATCGGACAACTGCCGGGGCCGACCTGCTCAATCTCGGGATGCATCGGACAGGAATAGATGGTACCCTCCGGCGCCGGGGCCTCTGCTTTTTTCTGTTCGTGATGCCCTGTATGACCGCCGCCTTCATGGTGACAGCACGCTGCTTTCGGTTCCGGCGGTGTTTCTTCTTCCGCATGTTGTGCCAGAAATTTGTCGCGGCATCCCTGGCTACAGAAATACCAGGTTTGATTGTCAACGGTTTCCTGCAGCGCTGTGGACTCGTCAACTTCCATGTGGCAAATCGGATCAATGGCGGTCATGCTTACCCTGCTTCCTACTGAGTATTCAACGTTACTGATCGAGCTTCTCTTGCTCTTTCTCAATCATCTTTTCTTTCCAGTTCACTGCACTACCGGAACTGAAAGCCTTGAAAGCGTGAAACGCCAGCCCGATCCCCCAACCTCCCAGAGGCCAGATAAACCAGTATTTCTCAGGTGAGCGCGTCAGGTTTAATGTAATCAGACCGGCATTCACCGCCACGTACACGCCGGCATGAATCATAAAACCGATTTTTTTCTCGACCCGACTTTTGGCCTGTTCATAGTTTTTATCTTTGTTTGCCATAGCTCATCCTCCTGTCAGCATCATGATTTTATACCGCAGTCTGTTGTAAAAAAACAGCTCAGTTTATTCTTTGAACTCCCCCGCACTCTCTGAAATGCAAGTGCCATGCCAACAGGATGAGAAGCAACCAGCCTGCTCGAATCCTGTAGTTCTGAAACGAAAATGATGCGAACGTGCCGATGATCTAGAAAAAAACGGTTGCTGATCAGTCTTTTTGAAAGATCAGCAACCGTTGGTTATTTCCATTGTTAAACTGGGATTCATTCTTTTGAGAGATCCAACGGTAACGAAATCTCGGTCGTCTTGCTCCCTGCAGCAGTCTGAATGGGAATACTCCAATGAGCAGAATGTTGTTTGCATAATCCGCCCACACCGTCGCGACAGTAGCCGAATCTCAGATTGAGTGTGTAAGCTCCTGAAGGATCTTTTAAGGCGGGCAGTTCCAGAACCAGTTGATTTCCCGACACGGTCCCCTTGCCTTTGACGGATGCCTGATTCGTGTCCGATTTAAAGGAAAACTTCACTGGTGCCAGTGGCGAGAGTTTATACTCAGCCGGCAGCTTGGGCGTGACTGTAATTTTGAAAGGTTTGCCTGATGCGACAGTTTGAGCAGAGACCGCGAGTGCATTTTTAGCGGGTGCAAAACTGTCATCTGCCTTTTTCGGTAAGCTGGGGGGCGCTAAACCCTGCACTTTGAATTCGCTGACCTTGTTATCGTCCAGGTTCACGACACAGATCCGATGATTGTTCGTATCAGCGACAAACAATCGATTGCCCACAAGCGCCAGACCTGACGGTTCGGAGAACTCGGCCGGGTTCAGTGCAGCACCATCTTTACCGGTTCCCAGGAAAGATTTGACCTCGTTCGTTTTGAGATTAATGGTTTTCAGTTTGTGGTTGTAGGTATCCGCGACAAATAGACGACCTTTGTCAAACAGAACCCCCAGCGGATGCTGTAAACGTGCCTGATCGCCAATGCCGTCTTTATCACCGAATTCAAACAGAGAGCGTCCCCGTTCAAGATCGGACGTGCCTGCGACCGTGGTCACATTCTTTTTCTTGGTGTCAACTTTACGTACCGCTGAGCCTTCACTGTCCACGACGTAAAAGACATCGCCGTCAACGGTGATATCAGAGGTTTGAGCGAACGCCGACGTATCCAACGGACCGTTGGTGATATCTTCCCGTCCCGAGCCGGCGTAGACGCTGATGTCATCGCTGCCCAATTTATGCTGCCAGATCTGGTGCGGCCCTGCCATGCAGATATAAAGCACGCCATTAATCTCAGCGAGTGCCCAGGGACTGTTGAGCGCGGATTCTCTGAGCTTGCCGCCCGGCGAACGATAACGGGCCTGCTCGCCGGTGCCTGCGAGTGTTGCCACCTGTTTTTTATCGAGATCCACGGTGCGGATCATATGGTTTTCGGTGTCCGCCACATACAGCGTGTTGCCGACCAGCGCCATGCCTTGCGGATGATCAAAGGACGCCGTTTTGTAATCGCCGTCCTGTTTGCCAATCTGACCGGAGCCGATGACGTCGATCAGTTTTCCATCGAGCGAGGTGATCACAATGCGATTGTGATTGCTATCGGAAATAAACAGCCGCTGGTTGGGGGCGTCGGCGAGCAGCTTGCCGGGAAACTTCAAAGGCGTTGGTTTCAGCTTGGCTGCTTCCAGTTCGAAATGCACGGGGGTTTCATCGAGGGTACCTTTCGCTCGATGATAGGCAATCACCCGTTCCAGAACTTGATCGAGCACTTCGCGATTTCCTTCTCCGGATATATGCCCACAGTAATTTCCTTCGGGATCAATCAACACCATCGAAGGCCAGGCCCGCACGCCGTACTTGCGCCAGACTGTCATATTGGAATCGTTGATGACCGGATGTTTGATTTCGTAGCGCTGAATCGCCCGGCGGATGTTATCGGTCTCTTTTTCATTGTCAAACTTGGCAGAATGACAGCCAATTACAACCAGTTCATTCGGGTACTTTGCTTCCAGATACGCCAGATCGGGGAGCACGTGCATGCAGTTGATACAACAGTAAGTCCAGAAATCGATCAGAACCACTTTGCCCCGCAAGTCCTTGAGTGTGATCTCCCCCGATGTGTTCAACCATTCTGTCCCGCCATCCAGGCTGGGTGCCTTGGGACGATTCGGAAACGGGTTTTTCACAGCCAGTTCTTTGTCCTGATCTGCCTGCTTCGTCTCTTTAGCAGGTGTTTTATCATCCGCGAACACAGATGAGGTCTGGAATAGATTGCCGGCAAAAAGAAATGCGATGATTGCAATATAGAAGTAGATTCGATTCAGAAAAGCTCGCTTTCCCGGCATGCCTGATTCTCCCTGTCTTGGTTGGCGACTTAAGGTAGGTTCACGTTTGAGATTCGATGACTCTGAAAGAGCACTCTTCTATTGTAGGCGCCCTCGATTTGAGGGGAACAGTTCAGGGTCGAAAATTCACCAGACGAATCAAGATTCGTCGATCGGTTTGATTTGCACAAAGCAGGCTTTAACAGGTGAAAACCTGAACGGTTATTCGTGCCTGAGTGCTTCAATCGGATCGAGCTTGGCTGCAGAAATCGCAGGATAAATCCCCGAGAGGATTCCAATGGTGACGGAAATTCCGAACGCGACAGGCAGACTCCAGAATGCGATTTGCGGTTGCAGATCAAAGAACATCCGCCCGACTTCCGAGGCAGCCGTGCCACCTTCCATCACAAAATTCTGTACAA
This genomic interval from Gimesia alba contains the following:
- a CDS encoding thioredoxin-like domain-containing protein encodes the protein MPGKRAFLNRIYFYIAIIAFLFAGNLFQTSSVFADDKTPAKETKQADQDKELAVKNPFPNRPKAPSLDGGTEWLNTSGEITLKDLRGKVVLIDFWTYCCINCMHVLPDLAYLEAKYPNELVVIGCHSAKFDNEKETDNIRRAIQRYEIKHPVINDSNMTVWRKYGVRAWPSMVLIDPEGNYCGHISGEGNREVLDQVLERVIAYHRAKGTLDETPVHFELEAAKLKPTPLKFPGKLLADAPNQRLFISDSNHNRIVITSLDGKLIDVIGSGQIGKQDGDYKTASFDHPQGMALVGNTLYVADTENHMIRTVDLDKKQVATLAGTGEQARYRSPGGKLRESALNSPWALAEINGVLYICMAGPHQIWQHKLGSDDISVYAGSGREDITNGPLDTSAFAQTSDITVDGDVFYVVDSEGSAVRKVDTKKKNVTTVAGTSDLERGRSLFEFGDKDGIGDQARLQHPLGVLFDKGRLFVADTYNHKLKTINLKTNEVKSFLGTGKDGAALNPAEFSEPSGLALVGNRLFVADTNNHRICVVNLDDNKVSEFKVQGLAPPSLPKKADDSFAPAKNALAVSAQTVASGKPFKITVTPKLPAEYKLSPLAPVKFSFKSDTNQASVKGKGTVSGNQLVLELPALKDPSGAYTLNLRFGYCRDGVGGLCKQHSAHWSIPIQTAAGSKTTEISLPLDLSKE
- a CDS encoding 2TM domain-containing protein; the encoded protein is MANKDKNYEQAKSRVEKKIGFMIHAGVYVAVNAGLITLNLTRSPEKYWFIWPLGGWGIGLAFHAFKAFSSGSAVNWKEKMIEKEQEKLDQ